From a single Drosophila sulfurigaster albostrigata strain 15112-1811.04 chromosome 3, ASM2355843v2, whole genome shotgun sequence genomic region:
- the LOC133843614 gene encoding SRSF protein kinase 2-like, translated as MHSDCEMEEEDFCDSDIKEEKSKEVENLRANIYYAPHLIAQLGDLLLDRYYVECLLSDGYMSNVWLCWDLQAMRQVVIKIAREANTNNAMIGVEKDTLKELSRFDLKSPHRDRIVEMFDDFLLVTPRASLCCLVLEAMDGTVMDLIGRDKRLPLMTVKNISMQIFEGLVFLHKCHIIHTDIKPENVFFTYIDERRPVVRIKIGDFGNSFSEYRQTSALIQTPPYRSVEVILGAGISKSSDIWSVGCMIFEMVTTKYLFDFDCTDFIKSNREHLKLMTELLGPIPIHLISKGKYSQMYFDANCRLINIDNLYPECILDILIEVYRIPISDAEPLAWFLEYTLQMDPMERPTAEQCLSHDWLS; from the exons ATGCATTCTGATTGTGAGATGGAGGAAGAGGACTTCTGCGATTCCGACATAAAAGAGGAAAAGTCTAAGGAAGTTGAAAATCTACGTGCAAACATTTATTATGCTCCACATTTGATCGCTCAATTAGGCGACTTGCTCTTGG ATCGATATTATGTGGAGTGTTTGCTCTCCGATGGCTATATGTCAAACGTTTGGCTTTGCTGGGATTTGCAAGCAATGCGGCAAGTGGTCATTAAGATCGCAAGAGAAGCTAATACAAATAATGCAATGATAGGTGTTGAGAAGGATACTTTAAAAGAACTCTCTCGATTCGATCTTAAGAGTCCACATCGTGATAGAATTGTGGAAATGTTCGACGACTTTTTGTTGGTGACTCCGCGAGCATCGCTATGCTGCCTTGTACTAGAGGCAATGGATGGTACGGTGATGGATCTGATAGGGCGAGATAAACGCTTGCCTTTGATGACGGTCAAGAACATATCTATGCAAATATTCGAGGGTCTGGTCTTTCTGCACAAATGCCATATCATTCACACCGACATCAAGCCTGAGAATGTATTCTTCACCTATATTGACGAGCGTCGCCCGGTTGTTCGGATTAAGATTGGCGATTTTGGCAATTCGTTCAGTGAGTATAGACAGACATCGGCTCTTATACAAACGCCACCTTATCGGTCAGTTGAGGTTATTCTGGGCGCTGGCATTTCTAAATCCTCGGACATTTGGAGCGTTGGTTGCATGATCTTCGAAATGGTTACCACCAAGTATctgtttgattttgattgcACGGACTTTATCAAGTCCAATCGAGAGCATCTTAAATTAATGACTGAGCTTTTGGGTCCCATTCcaattcatttaatatctAAGGGAAAGTATTCTCAAATGTATTTCGATGCAAACTGTCGTCTTATTAACATCGACAATCTATATCCCGAATGCATACTCGATATTCTGATAGAAGTCTACCGTATTCCCATATCTGATGCGGAGCCACTGGCTTGGTTTTTGGAATACACGTTGCAGATGGATCCGATGGAGCGACCAACTGCTGAGCAATGCCTTTCACATGATTGGTTATCCTAA
- the LOC133842001 gene encoding metchnikowin has product MQLNLGNICSTPLLLVLLLLASLGVALSEPSRHRGPIFDTRPSPFNPQQPRGGPYSGPYSGPVY; this is encoded by the coding sequence ATGCAACTAAATCTGGGAAATATTTGCTCGACGCctctgctgctggtgttgctgctgctcgcatCGCTTGGTGTCGCCCTCAGCGAGCCCTCACGTCATCGCGGACCCATCTTTGACACCCGGCCGTCTCCCTTCAATCCCCAGCAACCAAGAGGCGGACCTTATAGCGGGCCCTATAGCGGACCGGTCTACTAA